The genomic window ctactgtattgcatcatcctctcctcttcgaggaaatcccaacgcagctcacaagtagcaagcaTGCTGAGGCTGAGAAAGCGGACACTCTCGCCGCCTCGCGGCAGAGCAGGCTCGCTCTGCCCGACTCCTCGCCACGACCCCTACTcctgctcgtcctgctccatcacaTGCTCCTACTCCGACACTCCCCGGACGACGATCCCTACGCTGTCTTTGTCATGTACTACCGCTGCCCCGGAGATGACAAGGGGAAGGGCTAGACAAAGGGGTGATATTCTCTTTTCCTAGTCTAATTTCGTAATATATGTATGCATGAACTAGTAGTACAAGCTGGTGTTTAACTATGTGATGGACTAGCTATGTATTTTGGTTGTCCGGTGCAATGTGATGAACTAACCGTCCCTTTTGGTTGTCCGTGCAATGTATGCCATACTCCTATACGTATTATGTATGATTTTCATCCTTGTGTAATCGATGTTACATGGATTTGTATTGAtttgcgagggggggggggggggggttgcagaTGAGGACAAATGAGGGCGATCCCATGCTATCCACAGACATGTAGGGGAGCATATCGACCTAATTcaattggagatgctctaagagcaactctagaAGAGTCGTCATATGAGCAACCTTCATAATGTATATGGAGCGAATTCCGTATGCATTTGGAGCCCGCGGATGACATGTGCAAACACAAAGTCGTCATATTTGTTAGCTCcagatattttattttatttttctttttttcatcaATTTAATAGTCACACACTCAATTCAAGGGATTATAATATACTAATTTGAGGTAACCATTGTATTACAAAGTTTTTACACATGGAAAGAAAAGTCCATTAGCGACATTTTCATATCATGGGTACAAATTTTAACACTTTTTAGCGACTATAGCATGATTTTGAACCCCATCACATCGACGGTGAATGTTATGCATCGGGTACATGCATATGTGATGAGTCCACTCATCGTCTAGGCGCAACGGTGTGACGGTCCGACGATCTCATCTTGGTTCCATTCCTGCCCATGCCGTCAAGGTCAGGGATGACTTTATTAAGGGGGCAAGGCCCAGTTGCGGATCATCTCGGTGAATGTCACCATATTCATATCGGATTTGTGCCGCCTGATGCGCTCCATCTCCGCCGCTAAATCCACATTGCGCAGTCCTTGTTCGTTACCATGCCTGGACGTATAGTTCAGGGATATATAGTCTGGTTGGAGATGCTCTTGTCTGCTAATTTTttgtagtgtgtgtgcatgcatagtTGTTGTTTTATCATAGAATCAGTTGAAAAACTACAAGCCTAAAGAGGACAAGAAGTGTAATCCCGACACGGTGATGCTCTCAGAACAGATCTTACTGCAGGAGCAAAAATCTGCTCTAACACTTCTTTCAAATATTCAAAAGTTCCAGACTACTACATGGGACATCAACCAGGTTCTTGGCGTGCTCCAGGACCCGACTTTAGTTCTTTCACTTCGCCTTGTAATCTTTCTTATCTCTAATTTCAGTCTTGGGCTATGTATGAACTTCATGTTGTCCGCTGCTATTGAGCTGCATGAAATTTGGCGCCTTGAGCGCCTTCCTCTGTTAAAAAACGATAATACTATACCTATGAACGTTTTACAAAGCTTTACGTATAACCTTCTAAAAATTAAATGCccctgccccccctccccccccccccaaaaaaaatcagTGGGATGGGCCCTTACATCCCCCACTTCCAATCCTAATCGTCCAGATCATCACCCCCATAAAATCtctactccctccttcctatatagggcctaatgcattttttgaggctaacttgaccaaatattagagcaataatgtatgacatgcaacttacacaaagcacaccgttaaattcgtatgtgaaaggagctttcgatgatataattttcacattgtgcatgtcatgtactattaattttgtcaatagtcaaatgcgatgttaaaaaatgcattaggccctatatagatggaaggagggagtacatagcctTTCGTATCTCTAGCATTACTCGTTAAAAAAAAGGGGAGTTAACACTTCAGTTTTACTTTCGTGAAGTCTAAGCCGTTGGATCCTATCTGGACGCTGGATGGGAGGCGCTAAGTCACGGTCAGACTTGACTGAGCAAAGTCACTCAATCCCTGAGCCTCTTGTAATGGTCCACCGCGCCGGCGTCCGAAAAGTCATGCAGGAGCTGCCCATTAGAGCATTTCTAGCAGACCTCGTAAAAAGCCCCGACCCGCAAGATAACCGCCAAAATACGGGTCGGTGCGGAAAATTCCGTCGAACAGACCCGACAAACGCGTCTGGCCTGTAAAAATATTTGCGGGGGGCGCCAAAAGTTCGCCCTCAACCTTTAGATTCACGGGGTGGGAGGCCGACCCAAGCTCGCCCCCTATCCGCAGCGAGATTTGACGCGAGGGAAATTTCTGCGCGGCTGttccagctccccccccccccccccgcctcggcCGCGAGCTCCGTCCATCTTCCCCGCCGTACCTCGCCGTCATAGAAACCTCCCAGCAGTCCCTTGTCCCCCATGGAGGTCGTGCAGGCGCAATCCCCTCCGGCGGATCTCGTCGCTGGCCATGTCGCCCCCGTCGTCGCCCAAGGCCCCAACacgcctgcccgcaagcggcagggcaacgttgTCGTGCAGGGCGGCAATCCGGCTGGCCCCGCCGGAAAGGCACGCGCGtcgggcgccgccgccgctgcgcgaTCTGCCCGGCCGCCGGCGGAGAAGTTGAGTAAGGTTTCGGGCATGAAGCGGAAGATGATTGCTATGAAAAGGTCGATGCCTTCGTCCACTCCCCCCGCCCCGGCGAGATGTTCCCCGTCGATGCCGCTCAACGGCGCTGCTTCCACCGCAagcgaggtgttcgatgaaatggtcGGAAGGTTTGCATCTTCGATCTCTTGTTCTTGCTTCGGTTTTTCGGCATTGCGGTTGTTCTTGACTTGATGCCGCTCAATgtagcggtggttcgaacaatgccaCAACCGGGATTCGGGGGCGGCAATGATGTCGATGGAGGTGGTGCGGAGTGAAGAGCGAGGGACGTGGTCGTTTGCAAGTCCTTTTGCGTTTGTCCTACAAAACTATGATTTTATTTGTGCGCCAACTATGTTttattgtttgaatttgaactcaTTTATCAGAATTGCTGTCAAATTCGCTCAATTGGGGGTTTTCGCTTTGCGGGTCCAAGCGGCGATGCCCGAACAGACCCATGTAGCCGATCCATAAAAGGGCATCTACTGCGAATGTCCTTTTTCCGGGTCTGTTTACAGGGTCTGACTCTACCTTCGCCTGCGTCGGATCGTAAAGTCGTTTTTCCGCGAACtccaaacgcgttttgcgggtcgaCGTTATGCGGGTCTGTCAGAGATGCTCTTAGGCACGACCCGTGCGCACGACCTTGGTGAGGCTCGAGGTGGCGGTCCTGATCCACGCGCCCGGTGAGAGCGCTCGCCGCAGTGGTGGCTTGAGGACTGAAGCCGAACGCTCGGGCCGGTGGATTGGGCTTGAGGACGAGGCAGAGCACGAGCCGGCGCTGGATGGGAGCCGTTGGATGGCAGGCGCCGGGGCACATTTATCAGGCCGACTGTAAATCGTTTATTCAATCGGTTTTGTAATGGCCGCCCCAAATGTCCAATGCACCCCTGCAAATTTTGGCTTGTGCGTGCGTGGTGCCCTGCCGGCGTGCTATGCGTGTTGGATGGATGACTGAGGGCGCGCATGGCCGGCCGGCTGCCCGGCATGTGTGCTGTCCGTGCGTGTTGACTCAGGTAATCAGATGTGCTGCATGTGCGCCCAACAAGTGTTTGCTTGAATGCCCGACTGAGAACGGCTGCATCAACTTTTGCATTCTAGTTCAGAAACATGAAATCATTAGCACCTTCTGTTATTCTAGTTCATTGTCACCACCTTGTATTTTAAACCATTAGCACCTTCTTATCCTGGTAGTGTTCAAGTTCTTTATCAGGACCTTGACTTGAATATAACTGCATTGCAGGAATTGCCAGTCACCTATAGGAGCCATTGCAGGAATTGCTTGAATATCCACATTAGCTCCTAAAAGTGTTCCCTTCAATCAGCCCTTCCTTCAAGATTTTTGGTATTAGCTGTTGATTGTGCTAAAGATACAGTACTTCAGGTCCTACCCTGATCAGCTTAGTATAGGAGGTGGAAGATTGCGCCAAAATCTTCCTCTTTACGACTTCTATGTTTGGAACCATAGTGCAAGTTGGGGATCTTTATTTCTGTTGAAAGAAAATTACTTGCAACTGTATTCGCACATGTTTCATTTATTTTTATGCATTGCGGATTCATCAGGTACTACAAAATATTTGTTGTGATGATGCAAATCATGATTTAACATAGAAGTTGCCTTTGTCCATTTCAGCTGCTTGGTCAGCTTAAGAGAGAGCCAATGGCTGAATGACTGAATGCCCAGTCTATCTCTATCAATTGGCACACCTATCACTTGTGGAGTGATATTGATTTGTCGAGAGTTATCGAAGGTTTGCTTCCCAATTTTGGCCACCTTTCAAGCATTTTAGTTGCAACACTTCCAAAGTTAAATAAAATTTAGATGGATAGCTCTGCTGAGAAAAGAAATATTTTCTTCTTTGATTTCTTCATCTCCAGGCCAGGAATCATCTTGCCCTCAACCAGATTCATGTTCTTTGACTCACTTTTCCATCAAGGTAAACCCTTTGGTTCCCGTTCTGTCTTTGTTCGATTGTCGTTAACAGTTTTTTTGTTAGTTTGTAATCCATGTCTTCAGATCATGTACTTCTTTTTTTGACATGTAGATCATATACTTTTAACCATCTTGCCCTCAACCAGATTCATGTTCTTTGACTCACTTCTCCATCAAGTTGGTTCTTCATTATCTTTATCTCATTATTCTGGTGCTACATATATGTACGATATATTCTTACATTCCAGTATGTTTGTTTGTATGTGCTGAGTTTGCTCTTTTTTAAGGGCAACTATTCTCTCAAACTGCAAGAAATGATGGTAGGTAGGGAAACATTTGGAATTTTTTTTCTTTGGTATGCACGCTTTGGCTTTAACAataatatattttttgacaatTCACACACTAATTGTGAAATAGTTGTGGTGTGTCTGTGGCCGCATTAAGGTGGCTGCATTGTTGACCATGGTGGAGGTCTGGAGAGAAGGAAGTTGTGCGGTGAGAACAGCCACACTCATTCTTGCGCACTGAGCCACCTCCTGTTAAGTCCCTTATTCAAACACATGCTATTTTGTtcttgttagagtacgtaatgggcctaatgggcccattagtcttagggttaatagagataagggtcgtttgcttaggggccaagtaagccttgcttgagagtcaagtaaacctctttatataaagagaggagatgtatcaatctaatcaagcaagaattaagaaggaaatcccttccctcttgcctggccgtgccttcgccgcgctcgccgggccgctgcagctgtcatccatcgccaccaccgcccagccctggctgcagtggcagccacCGCTACTGGCAGCCTCCGCCGCGCCTGGCGCGCCAgcgcagcagccgctgcagctgcagcagccaccgccggtcagctctgctgcccagtatgggatgccctacgacgggagtgcgacgacctcgttcccatcagcgccgccgccatcccagggcgtccacatccagcagatcaagtccctgccgtcgccgtcaccgcttccgtcttggatcgctacccgccacgtgtcggcggcagtgaggctgcaggctgctgcgcgcggcctcctagcgcgtcggcgtgtgcgggagatgcgtggtctgcagctgccgctcctccaagttgcccttcgctgcgcaaaggacctcgatctcgtccgctgcatcggggatcttgggcatgtggtttcccccacgggcggccggcatgctgttttccccgcgggcagcgacctcaaagtctgcaacatcggcggttgggggggcgcacccctcctcgtcattctccatcgcaagccctccactcttccttgtgcggtgcagaccaacagccatacacatgcactccttttgtccaggtggtgtccatgggatccaggtggttgTACACGTGCACGTCCAAAATAAAACGTCCTAGTCTATTTCaggttgagaataataaaacaagccgagatgtaaaaggcttgtttttaggtgttaggtttgtgttccgtcgagtcatggttataagttggttaggctgcagctcgaggacaagctgcatgtccaagtggggtgtagtgttagagtacgtaatgggcctaatgggcccattagtcttagggttaatagagataagggtcgtttgcttaggggccaagtaagccttgcttgagagtcaagtaaacctctctatataaagagaggagatgtatcaatctaatcaagcaagaattaagaaggaaatcccttccctcttgcctggccgtgggcaaaaggcccccggccggccctctcgcgcccgcCTTCTAGCAGCGTCATAACAGTTCTTCCTTTGTCTATCTTGCTTTGTTTTGGTGTAAGAGATAAACCAAATAACCAACTAGGCTTGCCAATGATGGGACCAGCACAACTCAGGCCAACAGTCACCGAACCCATGTCTCTCCATCCAACTTGGTGAGTTACCAAAGCTAATGCTAGGCCGGTGAGGAAAGCtcatgttatattacatttgatggAGATCACTAAAATGTCAGTTGATTCATACCATCTTGATTTATTTAGTTGTGTGTCAGTGTGGCCTATAACTGTTTCTCAATTCATGAGAGGGATATATTTCCTGAAATATGCAAATCCTTTTTTATTGTAGCTTTTGACCAGAACTGCTGCCTTTGAAAACTGACTGTAAAGGACTCAAAGGAGCCAGGTCAGTGCCTCTATTTTGGTCTGTTTGATCTGTGCTAGGTTCATTCACGAGATTACATTTATTATTTTCATCTTTTTGGCAATATAAATGTTGGTGATTCATCTTCAGATATGTTTGCTGCTCTTTTTTGTACCACATGACCAACAATAGGTCACTATGAACCTGACATGTCATGCCTCATTGATCAGTGAGCACCATATCTGATAGATCACTGCTGTTAACAATGCTGCGATTGTATATTTAGTTTCTGCTGCTAAATTGGAACTATTTATGTTTGGTCTCACATGAGCCTTTGCAAGGCATTGTTGCAACCATCCATTTACTGTACTTTGTTTGATATAATCTACATGACTGCTCTAAATCAAGTTTTGCAATTTTTATTTCATCAACcgtaaaacattttgggaggtttCTCAATGGTTTACATGGGATCAACTGTGATTCCTTACCGCATCGAACCTGATCTGCTATTTCTTCACATTTTCCATGTTTAGGTTTGTTTTAGTTTTCTCCTCTGTTATGCACAtattatatagtactccctccgtccggaattaaccGTCGCTGAAATGATCAAATGAGTGTAGCGACAGTTAATTCAGATATGTTTTCCATGAAAAATAGGTGCAAAATCCATAAGATCGAAATACATAGACTTCATGATGAAGATGCTATTAGTAGTTAACCTCCACTGGAACGTATCTGGCATTTGAGTTAGACTGATCAACATAAACCTAGAAAACAAATATATCCACTTTGTCTATTTATCACCTAGTAAAGCCCTGCGGAATTGAGTGTTCAAAGGGCTAGCCCAAGAACATAAGCCACTGAATCCTCTTTTCTGAACACAATATTACCATCATCAGGTATTGTAAAGCTAATGGAGTGTCACCCAACCGGGTATCTTCCAAAAACTCATTGATTGGCCGTCACCAAGGTCGGCGCCAGGCCCGCAGGGTGCTGGCTTGGGGCGTGGAGTTTTTCTTCATGGGCTGTAGCAAAAATACCACTGTAGCGCATTGTAGCTAAGCAGCTTGCCTGGGATGTTGGTTTATCCTGGCTCCGCTACCGGCAGTCACCAATCTTAAAGGTTCCTCTCTTAAAAAGGAATTACTTGACCTTCATCAAGCCCTCCAAAACGCTGAATCGGTAGTCttagcatctactccctccgtcccaaaataagtactCAATTctgtactagctttagtacaaagttagtataaagttgagtcacttattttggactGAGGGAGTACTTGGGTAACGTTTTGGAGTCCAGATATTTGTTATGGAGCAACTCTTGCCAAACATCTTCCTTGCTAAGTTAAGTAGCTTATACTACAATATGAAGAGGGGGATAGGTGAAGAGAAGAGTAGAAAAGGAAATTAGCTAACCTGCAATGTGGTTATTATGTGATGGCAGGTAGTGCATGTGCGCAGACAGATCTTAGCCCGAGTGCAGGTTGATTCCCTCTTATTTTGTTTCTTACCTCAGCTGCTTCAGAGCACTGTGCAGTAGTTTTTTAGGATTAATAACAGCGCACACGGATGTTCCTTATTCCTTTCAGCATGTGGGGCACCATCCAGGTGTCAGCCATTGGCCCCTCTCTGTACCTGTGCCCTCTTCCGCCAGTCTATGTAAAACGGAAGTTAACTAATACCGCTCTTCTACTTTTGCTTCTGAGTTGTTGTAATGGCTCTTAGGGTAGTTTGAATTCGGTCTGCCGGTTAGCTATTTGATCCTGTGGAGTCCGGTTGGTTTCTTTCGTTTACTTTCGAACTCTTTATAGAACTgtgtggttttcagtaatgaaaatcgaaaggggcaagcccttctttgatgaAAAAAAAAAACTAATACCGCTCGAGCTTAAATAACCGGATGGTAATTTACACTCGAATTGCCAGTGATTCCCCATCATTATCATTATCCCCAATCACTGGCTGATACCGTATCCTCAGTCACTGGCTCATATGGCAGCAGCCGAACACTGAAAGCTCGAGCACCTCCATGGTTGATTGCTGAAGTTTTGTCGACAGCAATTGTTGACATGCACCACAGTATCTGTCAGTCCCATGCTTGTTTCTTTCAGCTAAACTCAACTGTTGTTTCTTCTTTTTGTGTGTTGGAGATTTCACGAGACAGATACAGGGAGAGAGAATCCAAGCGAGTAGCTAAGCCTCGCAGTCGCAGCCATCCACGAGACGAGAGGAAGGGAGAAAAACTAGCTAGTGCTTAGTAGAAACAAGGGACAAGTTTGGCTCTTCTGGTCCTCATGTGCATCATCTCCTCCCCTCCACCCCGGAACAAAACCCCTCGCCTCGCGGCCACGATCACATGCCGTTGCCGCTCGCCAGTTTGTGTTTGCCTTAATTGGCCccggcccctccctccctccgccTCCATACCTCACTACTGCTCACTGCCAGTATATCCAGGGGGAGCGTTAATAGCTAGCTAGCGCGCCATTCCCCAAGCCAGCCACACATGCACACTGCGCCGGGCATTCACTCCCCTGCTCACGCACGCATTCAGCACTGTGCAGCTGCTGCTAGTGCTCTCCCCTACCCTGCATCTGCAACACCTAGTAGCTGACTGTGGGAAGGATCGATGGTGTGGAAGAGCTGGGGACGGCGGCTCCTGCTGAGCGCGGCCGTGCTCCTCTGCtcggccgctgctgctgctgccggcgacGTCTCCCTCAGCTTGACCAGCGCCCCGCCGCGCATCTCGACGTCGCCGTCGGCGGTGTTCGCCTTCCGTGCCGTGCAGAGCAGCGGCTGGACCTGCGGGGACTGCGCCATTACCTGCAAGGTAAGAAGCTCCATCTGGGTCCCGCCCCCGGCGCTCTATGTTCTACGCGTATGCTGCTTTGCTTTGCACGCGCGTCTCTTTCCACTTTCGAATTTTGAACGCATTTCATTTTTCAAATGTTCGTGCTCATTTAGTCAGGTTCAACCAGAGAAATCCGAGTACATCCTAGCTTCCGGACAATGGTAGTTTACAGTTAGTAGTACAGCACTTGAGAACCAAGACATGAAGCTGGCCTTGAATTAAACTGTACGAGATGAATGATTCTACAGGGCAATCCATTACTACCGGTCCAGTAATTCTCACCGGTCAAATAGAATTTAAAATTCCATGCAAAAAAATAGAATTTAAAATTCGGTTCTGACATTAGGGTGCCTTTTCGAATTTTGCTGCCACCTGGAACACTTTTATTTAGACGTAAGAAGTACTGGTATCagcaagaaaaaaagaaaaaaaatcattgtAGATTCCACATGTCTGCACAATAGTATAATTGAGCAAACAGTAAGTCGAACCTGAATACGTACTTCGGAACAGTTATATGAGGATTGTTTGCACTGCACTGCACGCAGTTGGACGGTGAAAGAAGATCGGACTGCGGGGGCAACGGAAATGGGACGGAGGTGGTAACCTTTGCAGGACTCAAGGACGGGAACCACACATTCGCAGCGTGCGCGACCCCGAGATCAGGATCAGGAAGCAGCGCGGGCCCAACCTGCGCCACCTACGCCTGGGATGTTGGTTAAGTAACACATCAATTAGACCCACCCAACCTAGCTGCAATGTGTAGTCACGAATCTGAATGTGTCTGCGATGTATGTGCGCATGCAGACACCGTTCCtccgacggcgacggtggcggcggagtcgGCCTTCACGGCCGCGCCCAACGTCTCGGTGCTCGTCTCCCTGAGCGAGCTgtgcccgggcggcggcggcttcacgTGCAACGCCACCTACTGCGACGTACGTATGTGGCCTGGTACTGGTATGGTACCACTCTCAAGGAATCTCTCTGCGTCTGGTCTCATCGAACGAATGTGCACTGCAACTGCAGCTCATCGTGTACGGGCCTGGCCGTGTGGAGCCGTCCACCCTGGAGGCCGTCGTGCCCGGCCTGCGGTACTCCGTCGCCGTGTCGGCGTCGCCGGACGTGGACTACGGGCGCATGATCCTGGTGATGCGCAGAGGGTTCTGCACCGACGTGGCCGGCCACCGCTTCCGGAGGAGCTCCAACTCGAGCTTCACCCTCCGCTTCGGTGCGTACTACCATCCCAACTGATGATATACAAAATAAACAAAATAGCATCGCAACGCACTGATCTGAATCCAAAACTTGATGATAGACAAAAGGAGCGATTCCATGAACATCACCGCCAGCATCCCGCAGAAGCTCCTGCAGATCCAGGGCGCGATGAGGGTGGTCGAGGCCACCAACAACGACAGGGAGCTGAGGATATACATGTCCTTTGCGGAACCGGTGATGAACTCGTCCgcggagatcctcgccgctctcaCCGCGACCGGGGCCGTGCTGACGCCGACCAACAGGAGCACGCTCGGCAACCGTCGGTTCGGTTTCGTCGTAAGCTTCGCTGTCCTTCTCTTCTTGTCCATCCTACTATTGATTGGCAAGCTGCTTGATTCGATTCATACGCCTGAATGTTAACATAATTTGTGTGCAGGTGAATAAGATATCGAGCACAGCTGTTGTGACTGTTGCATGTGATACGAGTTCCGTGATCAGCAGACAGGGGACCCCAGTTTATTCATCACAACCATTCACATTTCTATATGGTATTTATTCCTATTCCTGTTCCGGCTCCAGCACTTCCATTCTGGACGCCATACACAATTTTGATCTGGTTTTTCCCTCTTCTGCATGCTTGATGGATGGCGCTGCTGACAGATACGCGACGGCCTTCTGTTAAACTGGCAACGTCGACCGTGAGGACAAGCTCACACACCATCCCCGTCTTGATCAAGTTTGAAAAGCCTGTGTTTAACTTCACCTCCTCTGCAGTGCAACTTTCTGGGGGCAAACTATTGAGGCAAGAATTAATAGATAGATATTCCAATAACATCTGAATAAACGGCTAAATTATTTTTACCTTAGGAGTCAATTAGGACGTTATATAAATTAACGCTTCACGTATGGTTGGTTGGCTTTGCTTTCAGCTTCCATGAAGCTAGTAAGAGCATATACACAATGCAGATCCTGGCAGTTGACAAGCTGGTTTCGGTCCAGGTTGCTGAGAACACAGCTCAGGACGTGGCTGGGAATCCCAATCTGCCATCAGACCGCCTCCAAGTGAGACACTGTATGTATCAGCATTCAGCAATAGCATTCATTCTTCGCTTGCTACTCATTTATTATTAACAGCACAACAACCCAATCCAACCCTTTGATCATCATACATAAACACTGCTTTGTGCCCATCAGCACCAGTATGGCAACCAGGCAATGGAATATCCTTACGATTTTACTATGATCTCCATGCAGATTCTGTCCCTGCATCGTCTTCATCCATCGCAACCATCGCCACCGTAATATTTGCAGCAACCGCCATCCTCGCCACACTGCTCACCATCTCCACATCATCGCTTATTGCATCCGGCGCCATGGCAAGGCCTTCGTCTTACTCCATCTCCGAGCCATCACGAAATCTTCTGGTAATTAGCATGGGCCTCAACTCTGCTACCTGGTGTCCGGGTGACAGCTCCAGCTTCAGCAGGCTCATCGCTCACAAACATACCATCTGATCGATGATGATCGATCGCTGTTGTCTTATTTTTTTTACAGAGAATGGCATGCCACATCCAGATCTTCGCTCTGTCGAGATGGCTGTCGATAAATCTGCCGGTGGAGTACTACGAGCTGGCCAAGGGGATAGAGTGGACAATTCCGTACATCCGGCTTCCGTGGGAGGGTCCCTCTGCAGATCCATTCGTGGGCTACTCCACCATGCCAGCCATTGCGTACTCGGAGCTGGTGGACAGGAGTGATGTAATACAGGCTGATCCCTACTACCCTGGAGCTGCACCAGGTGGTCAGCAGCAGCAGATTACGCCGATGCAGATACCGGTAGAAGGGAAGCCGCCGGCGATCCCGCTGCAGATCCAGGCGTTGGATGGGAAGCCACTGACCGCAATGGAGTACCGATCTTTCTTTGAGGTCACATGAATTTTGAAGTTTCTCCCTGCGTTTTATTTGGGTCTCCATGCTTATCGTCGATTTTTTGGAGCCATCATTTTCGTTACACCTCTGGATGCTGAATGAGCACTGCATGGCTGAAATGCAGAATCAGGACATGAAGCCTGAAGCGCAGATTATCATGAAGCTGCAAGATTTGGACGGGTATGATACTTGGTCTTCATGATCGAGTGCTCTCGAGACTTATCAACTGACCGATTGTATTATTTATGCTGTTGAAACGTGGCATGCATGGATGCAGGTGGAAATACTTTGGAAGAAACATGTTGTGGCTGGGTGTCATTGGGGGAGGTCTCATACTGCTgcatcttcttctcctcctctactTGAGATTAAGGTACAGAGGAGGCACAGGAAAGTACGGAGCACTCGTCCTCCCCAGATTTGAGATCATGCTTGCAATCCTTGCGATGCCTTGCATATCCCAAGCGTCTGCAGCACTCATCAGAGGTACGCCGTCCATCCCAATGCTCTGATCGATGCAGAGATCGTGTGATTGATTTCAACGGGATAAATGATATCGACCAGGTGGGACTACCGGAGGGTTGGCAGTGGGGATCGTGCTCATCGGCATCTTGACGGCGTTCCTGGTGGCCTTGC from Triticum aestivum cultivar Chinese Spring chromosome 3B, IWGSC CS RefSeq v2.1, whole genome shotgun sequence includes these protein-coding regions:
- the LOC123069300 gene encoding uncharacterized protein isoform X1, with the protein product MVWKSWGRRLLLSAAVLLCSAAAAAAGDVSLSLTSAPPRISTSPSAVFAFRAVQSSGWTCGDCAITCKLDGERRSDCGGNGNGTEVVTFAGLKDGNHTFAACATPRSGSGSSAGPTCATYAWDVDTVPPTATVAAESAFTAAPNVSVLVSLSELCPGGGGFTCNATYCDLIVYGPGRVEPSTLEAVVPGLRYSVAVSASPDVDYGRMILVMRRGFCTDVAGHRFRRSSNSSFTLRFDKRSDSMNITASIPQKLLQIQGAMRVVEATNNDRELRIYMSFAEPVMNSSAEILAALTATGAVLTPTNRSTLGNRRFGFVVNKISSTAVVTVACDTSSVISRQGTPVYSSQPFTFLYDTRRPSVKLATSTVRTSSHTIPVLIKFEKPVFNFTSSAVQLSGGKLLSFHEASKSIYTMQILAVDKLVSVQVAENTAQDVAGNPNLPSDRLQVRHYSVPASSSSIATIATVIFAATAILATLLTISTSSLIASGAMARPSSYSISEPSRNLLRMACHIQIFALSRWLSINLPVEYYELAKGIEWTIPYIRLPWEGPSADPFVGYSTMPAIAYSELVDRSDVIQADPYYPGAAPGGQQQQITPMQIPVEGKPPAIPLQIQALDGKPLTAMEYRSFFENQDMKPEAQIIMKLQDLDGWKYFGRNMLWLGVIGGGLILLHLLLLLYLRLRYRGGTGKYGALVLPRFEIMLAILAMPCISQASAALIRGGTTGGLAVGIVLIGILTAFLVALLLFLSLGITTGRLLQYKEVHQEGQEHRWYQEIVRRSLGPGKRGQWTWKDPARAARLVKLGPLFEDLRGPPKYMLTQIVVGGGGKRAAADQRIMASEDENEDAEAPVIQKVFGILRIYYTFLESVKRVALGIVAGAHASSGRSSRAHAVVVLAVASFQLFFMLLKKPFIKKRVQLVEIVAVASEVFIFAACLVLIDRNSGDGRGELEEVEESGGVGIAMLGVFSLAFAAQVCNEWNALYRQVQFLSPDRSSFLEGAKAASVGLLLLVLPSSVLGDPLAGQQQQEPSPDGGGSTGQTVPGEAQRSSNERSWLGQLREMAKASFSRDGEDPSSSTAFKGKRSGSSSVASQSADSKAKGEWRPKSKALYKDLEAIFSNR
- the LOC123069300 gene encoding uncharacterized protein isoform X2; amino-acid sequence: MCSHESECVCDVCAHADTVPPTATVAAESAFTAAPNVSVLVSLSELCPGGGGFTCNATYCDLIVYGPGRVEPSTLEAVVPGLRYSVAVSASPDVDYGRMILVMRRGFCTDVAGHRFRRSSNSSFTLRFDKRSDSMNITASIPQKLLQIQGAMRVVEATNNDRELRIYMSFAEPVMNSSAEILAALTATGAVLTPTNRSTLGNRRFGFVVNKISSTAVVTVACDTSSVISRQGTPVYSSQPFTFLYDTRRPSVKLATSTVRTSSHTIPVLIKFEKPVFNFTSSAVQLSGGKLLSFHEASKSIYTMQILAVDKLVSVQVAENTAQDVAGNPNLPSDRLQVRHYSVPASSSSIATIATVIFAATAILATLLTISTSSLIASGAMARPSSYSISEPSRNLLRMACHIQIFALSRWLSINLPVEYYELAKGIEWTIPYIRLPWEGPSADPFVGYSTMPAIAYSELVDRSDVIQADPYYPGAAPGGQQQQITPMQIPVEGKPPAIPLQIQALDGKPLTAMEYRSFFENQDMKPEAQIIMKLQDLDGWKYFGRNMLWLGVIGGGLILLHLLLLLYLRLRYRGGTGKYGALVLPRFEIMLAILAMPCISQASAALIRGGTTGGLAVGIVLIGILTAFLVALLLFLSLGITTGRLLQYKEVHQEGQEHRWYQEIVRRSLGPGKRGQWTWKDPARAARLVKLGPLFEDLRGPPKYMLTQIVVGGGGKRAAADQRIMASEDENEDAEAPVIQKVFGILRIYYTFLESVKRVALGIVAGAHASSGRSSRAHAVVVLAVASFQLFFMLLKKPFIKKRVQLVEIVAVASEVFIFAACLVLIDRNSGDGRGELEEVEESGGVGIAMLGVFSLAFAAQVCNEWNALYRQVQFLSPDRSSFLEGAKAASVGLLLLVLPSSVLGDPLAGQQQQEPSPDGGGSTGQTVPGEAQRSSNERSWLGQLREMAKASFSRDGEDPSSSTAFKGKRSGSSSVASQSADSKAKGEWRPKSKALYKDLEAIFSNR